A stretch of DNA from Vicia villosa cultivar HV-30 ecotype Madison, WI unplaced genomic scaffold, Vvil1.0 ctg.002054F_1_1, whole genome shotgun sequence:
aagcactgataatagaatttgatccatatttgtctatttgatttgacaaaattctatttgctctgatatattatttgctctgatacattattttagcctatatggctctgatacatataatgtgttcaaatatacattttatgttctgactcgttcatgctgacttttgtcgtttagtttttgttctgtaacatttcaggatgtagagatgctcagataatgctctggtacattcaacaatgttctgatacaaatctagcatgaagtgatgttgatagaaattcaaagctctgaagctatccgagggaagcagaaatcagtagctgtgaatgttctaaagatccagaaaactcaagttctgaagctgtcctaaatggaagcagaaatcagaagctgtgaatgttcagaagatcaaagaaattcaagttctgaagctgtcctagatggaagcagaagtcagaagctgtgaatgttcagaagatcaaagaaattcaagttctgaagctgtcctagatggaagcaggaatcagaagctgtgagtgttctagggatctaaggaaattctagttctgaagctgtccaatggaagcagaagtcagaagctatgaattctctgaagacaagaagcttatatgatcgtctctaccgaaataatcagggaagtcttttattaaagttcttcgagtatttatttcagggggagattatttatctcagggggagattgttaatctcagggggagacatattcatatgcttatgctatagctatgtaatttgtcttttgccgtctgttctttctgatcgcaaattcatatcatttatatatgtttttgtcatcatcaaaaagggggagattgttagaacaagatttgttctgatcaattatcttagttttgatgataacaataatatgaattttgcttaagattatatggtactctaatccattgcaatttccctttcaggaaatatataaagagtacgcataattcagcgctcagaagctttgtctcaaagggttcagcatgcaacatcagaacatgatctggcaagacatcagaagatggtcgaagcagaatcagaacatgggtctatggaagcatcagaagaacaagagaacagaagcactgaagttctgatggtatcacgctcagaagcacttcaaggtcagaagatcagaagatgctatgcaccaagctgtttgactctgatgatattcaaacgttgtattcacaaacatcagatcagaagaaagtacaagtggcaagctacgctgactgacaaaaggaacgttaaaagctattctaggctacgtcagtagacacagcgtgaacaaggctcgaggtagttgacaaaagcgtataacattaaatgcgatgctgtacggaacacgcaaagcattaaatgcattcaacggtcatcttctccaacgcctataaatatgaagttctgatgagaagcaaggttaacgattccgcaccaaatacaattcaaattaacttgctgaaacgctgttcaaattcaaagctcagaatcttcatcttcatcaaagctcactacattgctgttgtaatattttagtgagattaagcttaaacgattaagagaaatatcacagttgtgattatcgcttttaagaagcatttgtaatactcttagaattgattacattaagttgtaaggaactagagtgatcgtgtggatcagaatactctaggaaagtcttaggagtgaactaagcagattgtaactagagtgatcgtgtggatcagtagactctagaaaagtcttagagggtatctaagcagttgttcctggagtgatcagtgtgtgatcagaagactctggaagacttagttgctgactaagtggaaaaccattgtaatccgtgcgattagtggattaaatcctcagttgaggtaaatcatctctgcgggggtggactggagtagtttagttaacaacgaaccaggataaaaataactgtgcaatttatttttatctgtcaagtttttaaagctacacttattcaaacccccctttctaagtgtttttctatccttcaatgttACGCCCTAGCATGGGCCACAAAATGTTTACGACAATATATGTTGACTCATACTACATGGTTAATATCAAGAATGGATCCTTTGAAGTATGTGTTTGAAAAGCAGGCCCTCACAGGCAGAATTTCCAGATGGCAAATGCtattatctgaatatgacatccAATACGTCACACAAAAGGAAATCAAAGGGAGTGTGCTGGCAGAACATCTCGCTCATCAACCCCTCGAGgaatatcagtcaatgaagtttgacttcctTGATGAAAATGTCATGTGGGTAAGAGATTATGAAATACCAGGTCCTaatgaaggacctgaacctggggcaatatggacacttacattcgatggtgcatcaaatgtaCTGGGGCATGGAATGGGGGCAGTTTTGACATCTCCGGATAATTATCACATACCTTTCACAGCAAGATTATGTTTTGACTGCACTAATAACATCGCTGAATACGAGGCATGTATCCTGGGTATAGAGGCGGCAATTGATATAAGAATCAAGATTCTTGAGGTTTATGGTGACTCAACACTAGTAATTCATCAGTTTAATAAAGAGTGGGATACACGAGATTCTAAGCTAATCCCATATAGGGATCACATACTGAAGTTAGCAACTGAATTTGAAagaatcactttcaatcacattccTAGAGAGGAGAATCAAATGGCAGATGCATTAGCCACTCTTTCCTCTATGTTTAAAGTAACCTGGCCGAATCATAAACCACAAATAACAGTTAGGCACTTTGAAGAGCTTGTCTATTGTCTTGCTGTCGAAGAACGGCCTGATGACAAACCGTGGTTTCAtgatatcaaaaggtacttggaaaGGCAAGAATGTCCAGAGAATGCATCCACGATTGACAAAAAGATATTGAGAAGGTTGGTAGCAAAATTCTTCCTGAGTGGAGATATACTATACAAACGAAACTATGACTCATTGCTACTAAGGTGTATGGATGAAAAATAAGAAAAGGAGATCATCAAAGAGGTCCATGATGGGACGTTTGGAACTCATGCAAATTGCCACTCTATGGTAAGGAAAATATTACGAGTAGGTTATTACTGGATAACTATAGAAGCTGATTGTTTTCAATATGCAAGGACATGTCATAAATGCCAAATCTACACTGACAATATACATGTGCCACCAAATCCTCTAAATGTTCCGAGCTCACCTTGgccgtttgcaatgtggggtattgatatgataggaatgattgaacccaaggcctCTAACGGGCACATGTTCAT
This window harbors:
- the LOC131637596 gene encoding uncharacterized protein LOC131637596; protein product: MGAVLTSPDNYHIPFTARLCFDCTNNIAEYEACILGIEAAIDIRIKILEVYGDSTLVIHQFNKEWDTRDSKLIPYRDHILKLATEFERITFNHIPREENQMADALATLSSMFKVTWPNHKPQITVRHFEELVYCLAVEERPDDKPWFHDIKRYLERQECPENASTIDKKILRRLVAKFFLSGDILYKRNYDSLLLRCMDEK